In Candidatus Eisenbacteria bacterium, the following proteins share a genomic window:
- a CDS encoding 4Fe-4S dicluster domain-containing protein, with product MAQEIRIEPALLSCVRRFGKFDVGGCFNCGSCTITCPLSKDSASFPRRTIRYVHYGLKDKLRTGLEPWLCYYCGDCAVTCPHQAEPGEAMMTLRRYLSSQYDWTGLSSRLYRSGIARFIASLFVAGLVFLLVLFYHLKFVEALQGVQAGDFLKMSLGLSHMFGNITYFTYVVFLIPVVLMITNAFRMYWLSIHKDKGMRIPPVLFLKEMKTLLLHGFAQMRFRECTDKTRWVKHLILFGGFALISILVLFFLKWFQTDNIYPIYHPQRWLGYLATLALLYGSGESLLGRIRKKEQVHRFSSFSDWSLPTLIFLTALTGIAVHIFRYLGFAMTAHYAYFVHMVVVVPMLIVEIPFGKLGHAVYRPLGLYFQAVKESALGQEAVSEAKAA from the coding sequence ATGGCCCAAGAAATAAGAATCGAACCGGCTTTGCTTTCCTGTGTCCGCAGATTTGGCAAATTTGACGTAGGCGGTTGTTTCAATTGTGGAAGCTGCACGATAACGTGTCCTCTGTCTAAAGACTCCGCTTCATTCCCGCGACGGACCATTCGCTACGTGCATTATGGGCTCAAGGACAAACTCAGAACAGGCCTTGAACCATGGCTCTGCTACTACTGCGGCGATTGTGCTGTGACTTGTCCTCACCAGGCAGAGCCTGGAGAGGCGATGATGACACTGAGGCGATATCTTTCATCTCAGTACGACTGGACCGGCTTGTCCTCAAGATTGTACCGCTCGGGAATAGCGAGGTTCATAGCGAGCTTGTTCGTGGCCGGCCTCGTCTTTCTTCTTGTGCTCTTCTACCATTTGAAGTTTGTCGAAGCCTTGCAGGGCGTCCAGGCCGGCGACTTCCTCAAAATGTCCCTGGGACTGAGCCACATGTTCGGCAATATCACCTATTTTACGTATGTTGTCTTCCTGATACCGGTTGTCCTGATGATCACCAACGCCTTCCGTATGTACTGGCTTTCCATCCACAAAGACAAAGGAATGAGAATACCGCCGGTCTTGTTTCTAAAAGAGATGAAGACGTTGCTGCTGCACGGGTTCGCTCAGATGCGCTTCAGGGAATGCACGGACAAGACAAGATGGGTGAAGCACCTGATTCTTTTCGGCGGATTTGCTCTCATAAGCATACTGGTTCTCTTCTTTTTGAAATGGTTTCAGACCGACAACATATACCCCATCTATCATCCGCAAAGATGGCTGGGCTACCTCGCCACTTTGGCTTTGTTATACGGCAGCGGTGAGAGTCTTTTAGGGCGCATCAGGAAAAAAGAGCAGGTGCACAGGTTTTCGAGCTTCAGTGACTGGTCACTCCCCACACTGATATTCCTTACGGCGCTGACCGGAATTGCCGTCCACATATTCAGATATCTGGGATTCGCAATGACCGCACACTACGCCTATTTTGTCCACATGGTGGTAGTTGTTCCGATGCTGATTGTCGAAATTCCCTTCGGAAAATTAGGACACGCAGTATATCGTCCACTGGGTCTCTACTTTCAAGCCGTCAAAGAAAGCGCTCTTGGGCAGGAAGCTGTCAGTGAGGCAAAAGCAGCATGA
- a CDS encoding (2Fe-2S) ferredoxin domain-containing protein — MTKLTIDELRKKREEAKKSIYLRDGEFRGRIVVHMGTCGIAAGAREIVSTFLSELEKGGVKDIMVTTSGCAGLCSREPMATVELVNTPPVKYGDLTPDKTARIFKEHVLGGNIVTEYAIGIGSEKGG, encoded by the coding sequence ATGACCAAACTCACGATTGACGAATTAAGGAAAAAAAGAGAAGAGGCAAAGAAGAGCATTTACCTCAGAGACGGGGAGTTCAGGGGACGGATAGTAGTTCATATGGGAACTTGTGGGATCGCTGCCGGTGCGAGAGAGATTGTCTCAACATTTCTAAGTGAACTGGAAAAGGGCGGGGTGAAAGACATAATGGTCACGACGTCGGGCTGCGCAGGACTTTGCTCAAGGGAACCGATGGCTACTGTTGAATTGGTGAATACCCCCCCTGTTAAGTATGGAGACCTCACCCCTGATAAGACAGCAAGAATATTCAAAGAACATGTTTTGGGCGGGAACATAGTAACAGAATATGCCATTGGTATAGGCTCGGAAAAGGGAGGTTGA
- a CDS encoding ATP-binding protein codes for MRTTIEQFEQWLREKHEGNLEFKEAKNQFDTTKLMKYCVAIANEGGGKLVLGVTDKKPREVVGSQAFENLEDIQRRIFEKLRFRVETEKIPHPSGRVVVFHIPSRPTGTAYHIDGAYLMRSTEETVPMSEDRLRAIFNEGRPSWLSEIALRRASSDDVIRSLDTHSYFDLLNLAYPASRERVLERFESERFITSHYDSYDVTNLGAILFAKDLKLFESLHRKAPRVIVYEGIGKTKTKSDKPGVKGYAVGFEGLIDYIGSQLPSNEVIGKALRETVQMYPEIVIRELVANALIHQDFNESGTSVMIEIYNDRIEISNPGKPFIPPERFIDEYQSRNDRLADVMRRLGICEEKGSGIDKVVESVELFQLPAPDFRVGEKHTLVLIFAHKEFDEMEMKDKVRACYQHCCLRCVMNQKMTNQSLRGRFKLSAIKADAASRVIRETLEAGLIRLEDPESSSKRYAKYIPFWA; via the coding sequence ATGAGAACAACGATCGAACAATTCGAACAGTGGCTACGAGAGAAACACGAAGGAAATCTCGAGTTCAAGGAAGCCAAGAATCAGTTTGACACCACCAAACTGATGAAGTATTGCGTCGCTATTGCAAACGAGGGAGGAGGAAAACTTGTTCTTGGCGTGACCGACAAAAAGCCACGAGAAGTTGTTGGCAGCCAGGCATTTGAAAATCTTGAGGATATTCAAAGGAGAATTTTCGAGAAGTTGCGCTTTCGGGTAGAAACGGAAAAAATTCCCCACCCAAGCGGCCGTGTTGTAGTTTTTCACATTCCTTCAAGACCGACAGGGACCGCGTATCATATCGATGGTGCTTATTTGATGCGATCCACTGAAGAAACTGTTCCAATGTCCGAAGATCGTCTTCGTGCGATTTTCAATGAGGGCAGACCATCCTGGTTGTCCGAGATCGCACTCCGGCGAGCTTCTTCTGACGACGTTATTCGGTCATTAGATACTCATAGCTATTTTGACCTGCTCAATCTAGCATACCCGGCAAGTCGAGAGAGGGTGCTTGAACGATTTGAAAGTGAAAGATTTATCACCTCACATTACGATAGCTACGATGTAACAAATCTTGGTGCAATTCTTTTTGCAAAAGATCTAAAGCTGTTTGAAAGTCTGCATCGAAAGGCCCCACGTGTGATCGTCTATGAGGGGATAGGCAAAACGAAAACCAAATCGGATAAACCAGGCGTGAAAGGCTATGCCGTGGGCTTTGAAGGTTTGATCGATTATATCGGAAGCCAGCTTCCGTCAAATGAAGTCATCGGCAAAGCTCTCCGAGAGACTGTTCAAATGTATCCGGAAATTGTGATTCGAGAACTTGTTGCCAATGCTTTGATTCATCAAGACTTTAATGAGAGCGGAACATCTGTAATGATCGAAATCTACAATGATCGGATTGAGATTTCTAATCCCGGCAAACCATTCATACCTCCCGAGCGATTCATTGATGAGTACCAATCTCGAAATGACCGCCTTGCTGACGTGATGCGAAGACTGGGGATATGTGAAGAAAAAGGCAGCGGTATTGATAAAGTTGTTGAAAGTGTTGAATTGTTCCAGCTCCCTGCTCCTGATTTCCGTGTAGGTGAAAAACATACTCTCGTTCTGATCTTTGCACACAAGGAATTTGATGAGATGGAGATGAAAGACAAAGTGCGAGCTTGTTATCAGCATTGCTGCCTTCGTTGTGTTATGAATCAGAAGATGACGAACCAGTCTCTGCGCGGGAGATTCAAGCTCTCAGCAATCAAAGCGGATGCCGCCTCACGGGTCATAAGGGAAACCCTGGAAGCTGGCCTAATCAGGCTTGAAGATCCTGAAAGTAGCTCCAAAAGATATGCGAAATACATTCCATTTTGGGCATAG
- a CDS encoding NADH-ubiquinone oxidoreductase-F iron-sulfur binding region domain-containing protein, with product MLCTGTGCVAGGAFGIRECLEREIAKQGLQNEVSVVITGCNGFCGQGPLLVVEPDGIFYGFLRPEDIPFLVQEHFLKGRPVRRLMFVPPEKKEPTPLVQDIPFFKKQLLIVLRNKGIIDPEKIDDYIARDGYAALEKALRTMEPQRVIEEVIESGLRGRGGAGFPSGIKWRVCRGEKKTPKYIIGNCDEGDPGAYMDRSLFESDPHSAIEGMTIAAYAIGASHGYFYVRTEYPLAIRRMQIAISQARDYGLLGEDILGSSFDFDIEIREGSGAFVCGEETSLIHSIEGESPEPRQRPPFPAQVGVWGCPTVLNNVETLANVPVIINRGAGWFSNIGTETSKGTKIFSLVGKINNTGLIEVPMGITLREIIYEIGGGIPGDKKFKAVQTGGPSGGCIPYDLIDLPIDYESLTEAGSMMGSGGMIVLDEDTCVVDVAKYFVQFTNDESCGKCITCRDGSEALLEVLTRISDGEGQEGDVDFLEEFGIAIKDGSMCGLGTTLPNPVLSTIKYFREEYEAHIKEKRCPALVCKNLVKYYIVPEKCVGCLKCLKECPTQAIIGASKQIHIIEQPKCTKCGTCLDVCPVKVSAVIKVSGEEARNLKTLEKPVPVKDFRRAHEA from the coding sequence ATGTTATGTACCGGAACCGGCTGCGTAGCTGGCGGCGCCTTTGGAATAAGGGAATGTCTTGAAAGAGAGATTGCAAAACAGGGGCTCCAGAACGAGGTCTCCGTTGTGATAACAGGATGCAATGGTTTTTGTGGTCAAGGCCCCCTTTTGGTGGTTGAACCAGACGGGATCTTCTATGGCTTTCTAAGACCTGAGGATATACCGTTTCTTGTTCAGGAACACTTTCTCAAGGGAAGACCGGTAAGGAGACTAATGTTTGTTCCACCAGAGAAAAAAGAGCCGACCCCTCTGGTCCAGGATATCCCATTCTTTAAGAAACAGTTGCTTATTGTTTTGAGAAACAAGGGAATAATTGACCCGGAAAAGATTGATGATTACATAGCAAGGGATGGTTATGCGGCGCTGGAAAAGGCTCTGAGGACGATGGAGCCGCAGAGGGTCATAGAGGAGGTCATAGAGTCGGGGCTGAGGGGCAGGGGGGGCGCTGGATTTCCCTCGGGCATAAAATGGAGGGTCTGTAGAGGAGAGAAGAAAACTCCCAAGTATATAATTGGCAATTGCGATGAGGGGGACCCTGGGGCCTACATGGACAGAAGCTTGTTTGAGTCAGACCCGCACTCTGCCATAGAGGGTATGACAATTGCTGCATATGCCATAGGTGCTTCCCATGGTTATTTCTATGTTAGAACGGAATACCCGTTGGCCATAAGACGTATGCAGATTGCCATTTCTCAGGCAAGGGATTATGGTTTGCTTGGTGAGGACATACTTGGCTCGAGCTTTGATTTTGACATCGAGATAAGAGAGGGATCTGGCGCGTTTGTCTGTGGAGAGGAGACCTCTCTTATTCATTCAATTGAAGGTGAAAGCCCGGAGCCAAGACAGAGACCACCCTTTCCTGCTCAGGTTGGAGTCTGGGGATGCCCGACAGTTTTGAACAACGTTGAAACCCTGGCAAATGTCCCTGTTATTATCAATAGAGGCGCTGGTTGGTTCTCAAACATAGGGACTGAGACGAGCAAGGGGACAAAGATATTCTCTCTTGTCGGAAAGATAAACAATACAGGGCTGATTGAGGTTCCAATGGGAATCACCCTTCGTGAGATAATTTATGAAATCGGAGGGGGCATTCCGGGTGACAAGAAATTCAAGGCTGTTCAGACAGGCGGACCTTCAGGTGGATGCATTCCATATGATCTGATAGACCTGCCTATTGACTATGAAAGCCTGACAGAGGCGGGGTCTATGATGGGGTCTGGGGGCATGATAGTATTGGATGAAGACACTTGTGTGGTGGACGTGGCAAAGTACTTCGTCCAATTTACAAACGATGAATCCTGCGGAAAATGCATCACTTGCAGAGATGGTAGCGAAGCATTACTTGAAGTCTTGACGAGAATATCAGATGGGGAGGGTCAAGAAGGAGATGTTGACTTCTTGGAAGAGTTCGGAATAGCAATCAAGGATGGCTCAATGTGCGGTCTTGGAACAACCCTTCCAAATCCCGTTCTTTCTACAATTAAATATTTCAGGGAAGAATATGAAGCTCATATCAAGGAGAAACGGTGTCCTGCCCTGGTGTGTAAGAACCTAGTGAAATACTACATTGTCCCGGAAAAGTGCGTTGGTTGCCTGAAATGCCTGAAGGAATGTCCCACTCAAGCCATCATAGGGGCATCAAAGCAGATACACATAATAGAGCAGCCAAAATGCACTAAATGCGGGACGTGCCTGGACGTTTGCCCGGTGAAGGTCTCGGCCGTTATCAAGGTCTCCGGAGAGGAGGCAAGAAATCTCAAGACACTCGAAAAGCCGGTGCCTGTAAAGGATTTCAGGAGGGCTCATGAAGCTTAA
- a CDS encoding restriction endonuclease subunit S: MRARKLSPLAKFATFNPETVGKDYPFEEIEYIDISSIGSGASVSRPAVIPLGTAPSRAKRIVRDGDTIIANVRPNLRSFLFIKNPKPNTVVSTGFTVLRAREQADPRFVFYAVTDRSFTEYLSNNAKGTSYPAVDTDTFERGLVPDVSLGVQRRVGDILSAYDDLIENNQRRIKLLEESARLLYKEWFVRLRFPGYEHTRIINGVPEGWEKKKLGDLCDEIREMVSPQEVDPDTPYIGLEHIPRRSITLSTWGKAEEVTSSKHRFRAEDILFGKIRPYFHKVGITFVDGVSSSDAIVIRPRRSTLRGLVLMTMSCDPFVEVTAQTMREGSKMPRADWKQMQAYLVPLPPDGLLSSFDSFVHATVEQLKTLAFANHKLRQARDLLLPKLMNGEVEI, translated from the coding sequence ATGAGGGCGCGCAAGCTATCACCTCTTGCCAAGTTCGCAACGTTCAACCCAGAGACCGTTGGCAAGGATTACCCTTTCGAAGAGATTGAGTACATCGACATATCGAGCATTGGATCAGGCGCCTCGGTGTCACGGCCAGCGGTGATTCCGCTAGGGACAGCTCCAAGTAGGGCCAAGAGGATTGTGCGTGACGGCGATACCATCATTGCCAACGTGCGACCGAATCTCAGGTCATTTCTCTTCATAAAGAATCCAAAGCCAAATACAGTAGTCTCGACAGGCTTCACCGTTCTTCGAGCACGAGAGCAAGCTGATCCTCGTTTTGTCTTCTATGCAGTTACTGACCGAAGCTTCACCGAGTACTTATCCAACAACGCTAAGGGCACATCGTATCCGGCCGTTGACACTGACACCTTTGAGCGGGGGCTGGTTCCAGACGTGTCGCTTGGAGTTCAAAGGAGAGTGGGCGACATCCTCTCCGCCTACGACGACCTAATCGAGAACAACCAGCGGCGGATTAAGCTGTTGGAGGAATCCGCGAGACTGCTGTACAAAGAGTGGTTTGTCCGCCTCCGCTTCCCCGGCTACGAACACACCCGCATCATCAACGGTGTGCCGGAAGGGTGGGAGAAGAAAAAGTTAGGTGATCTCTGTGATGAAATTAGGGAGATGGTTTCTCCCCAGGAAGTCGATCCGGATACGCCGTATATCGGACTTGAACATATTCCACGTCGATCCATAACTCTTTCTACATGGGGGAAAGCTGAAGAAGTTACAAGTTCAAAGCACAGATTCCGCGCAGAAGACATCCTTTTTGGAAAAATCCGGCCATATTTCCACAAGGTGGGTATTACATTTGTTGATGGTGTTTCCTCGTCAGATGCAATCGTCATCCGGCCACGCCGCTCCACACTCCGCGGCCTCGTGCTGATGACGATGTCGTGCGATCCGTTTGTCGAAGTAACTGCGCAGACAATGAGGGAAGGATCGAAGATGCCGCGCGCTGATTGGAAACAAATGCAGGCGTACCTGGTACCTCTTCCGCCAGACGGTCTGCTGAGCAGCTTCGATAGTTTCGTGCACGCCACCGTCGAGCAGCTGAAGACACTCGCCTTCGCCAACCACAAGCTCCGCCAAGCTCGTGATCTCTTGCTACCAAAGCTGATGAACGGAGAGGTAGAGATTTGA
- a CDS encoding type IV toxin-antitoxin system AbiEi family antitoxin — protein MNTSQEPREEDESGQEFLLDALDAFRRETHLNVERCQGDIAADGRQIDTMIRLKAQQREIRFCVEMKTGVTDTVIGRLAHQFEEYSGKWLVVTPHVPQRLARKLRDLNIQFMDTVGNAYINEPPIFIFINGNKPQRRLQLTSEEGMLGRAGLHVVFALLCKRELENAPYRDIAEVADVALGTVAAVVKDLLRQGYMIEKQEGGRKLTRKKELLDKWTIAYAERVRRKTLIGRYTAIRPEFWQDVDLVPYDAQWGGEVAADRMVHYVRPEIVTIYARRPLNDLLLALKLRKNQEGHVELRQRFWKFELNELRRDLVPPLLVYADLLATADVRNVETARMIYNEYLQKHLKED, from the coding sequence ATGAACACAAGTCAAGAACCTAGAGAAGAAGATGAATCCGGGCAGGAGTTTCTCTTGGATGCCCTGGATGCATTCCGCCGAGAGACGCACCTGAACGTGGAGAGATGCCAAGGTGACATCGCGGCGGATGGGAGACAAATCGATACAATGATTCGCTTGAAGGCTCAACAACGTGAGATACGATTCTGTGTCGAGATGAAGACGGGAGTGACCGACACAGTCATAGGCCGCTTGGCCCATCAATTCGAAGAGTACTCGGGAAAATGGTTGGTGGTGACGCCTCATGTCCCGCAGCGTCTGGCAAGGAAGTTGAGAGACCTTAATATCCAGTTCATGGATACAGTCGGCAACGCCTATATCAACGAGCCGCCAATCTTCATTTTCATAAACGGCAACAAGCCTCAGCGACGGCTTCAGCTGACATCGGAAGAAGGCATGCTAGGACGGGCTGGCTTGCACGTGGTCTTTGCGCTTTTGTGCAAAAGAGAATTGGAAAATGCTCCCTATCGTGACATTGCTGAGGTAGCGGACGTAGCCCTTGGAACCGTAGCCGCTGTTGTGAAGGATCTGCTTCGCCAGGGGTATATGATTGAGAAACAAGAGGGGGGGCGGAAGCTCACAAGGAAGAAAGAACTTCTCGACAAATGGACGATTGCATATGCTGAAAGGGTCCGCCGGAAGACCCTGATTGGACGCTATACTGCGATCCGACCTGAGTTCTGGCAAGACGTTGATCTTGTACCCTACGATGCACAATGGGGCGGTGAAGTTGCTGCAGATAGAATGGTACATTACGTGAGGCCGGAGATCGTTACGATCTACGCACGACGTCCGCTGAACGACCTTCTGCTTGCTCTTAAGCTTCGGAAGAACCAAGAAGGCCACGTAGAATTGCGACAGCGCTTTTGGAAATTCGAGCTGAACGAACTCAGAAGAGATCTCGTACCACCGCTTCTCGTCTACGCTGACCTCTTAGCCACTGCGGACGTGCGTAATGTTGAAACAGCCAGAATGATCTACAATGAGTATCTTCAAAAACACCTCAAGGAGGACTGA
- a CDS encoding NAD(P)H-dependent oxidoreductase subunit E, which translates to MTEIVEKHKGREGLLMPILQEINAAYNYLPENTLRYVSQETNTPLTHILRMATFYSAFSMTPRGKHIINVCTGTTCYVKGSERLMERFGDLLGIKPEETTKDMKFTLKGVRCIGCCGLAPAATVGDVVYGKLTTAQVPDIVNRYKEA; encoded by the coding sequence GTGACGGAAATCGTTGAGAAGCACAAGGGCCGGGAGGGTTTGTTGATGCCCATTCTTCAGGAGATAAATGCGGCCTACAATTATCTTCCGGAGAATACGTTGAGATATGTGTCGCAGGAAACTAATACCCCTCTAACTCATATCCTGAGGATGGCAACGTTCTATAGTGCGTTCAGCATGACTCCGAGAGGCAAGCACATAATAAACGTCTGTACTGGAACAACATGTTATGTCAAAGGGAGTGAAAGATTAATGGAGAGATTTGGGGATCTCCTTGGCATAAAACCTGAGGAGACAACAAAAGACATGAAATTCACACTGAAGGGCGTCAGGTGTATCGGGTGCTGCGGGCTGGCACCTGCTGCGACGGTGGGCGATGTTGTGTATGGTAAGTTAACCACCGCCCAAGTCCCGGACATAGTAAACAGGTACAAGGAAGCCTAG
- a CDS encoding N-6 DNA methylase produces MQNIEALEKRLWEAADQLRANSGLGSNEYFMPVLGILFLRQAYNRFSLAAKEVDKSLPVRGGVRRRVTKEDFTKRRSIYLQKEAQYEYLTGLPGDANIGRALNHGMELIEHDYESLRGILPRNYEAFSNDLLRSLIRIFNDEILRRASGDVFGRIYEYFLMKFAMQGAHDNGEFFTPPSIVQTIVNVIEPDHGIVFDPANGSGGMFVQTSHFLETREKEVQKMVTFYGQEKNETTIRIAKMNLTVHGLEGNIKRGNTFYEDEHEMLAKADFLMANPPFNVDGVDAEKIKNDPRLPFGLPGVNNKGAVTSGNYLWISYFYSYLNPEGRAGFVMSSQASSAGHGEMTVRKKVVQTGHVDVMISIRSNFFYTRSVPCELWFFDKGKPKAMQDKVLMIDARNIHRKVTRKIYDFSPEQLGNVAAIVWLYRGQTEKYLKLVRDYFDAMVSECTQIPDGLKAFHEGLQKLRAHFETFSKTLEKNKKVAAEKKQQFKEPVKEIDETVTLYEKDRRKVLGEIEAFLKSCEKTPPGTNGKQVKAREAFDSTADRLKGLMKQIELLAKLAVRVADQVKNLTAETQLLNSGLDRKEVAKLSKQFVIPKADSDETTLLRKALDNLKQVVYFHKQIHWLQAKFPDAKLRDVEGLVKLVARKIIEKNDWSLTPGRYVGVAPPEEDDDFDFEETLRDIHTELVDLNKEAAELAAKIQENFEELGS; encoded by the coding sequence ATGCAAAACATCGAAGCGCTTGAAAAACGGCTCTGGGAAGCCGCAGACCAGCTAAGGGCAAACTCAGGTCTGGGCTCCAACGAGTATTTCATGCCTGTACTGGGCATTCTCTTTCTGCGTCAGGCGTATAATCGATTCTCTCTCGCTGCGAAGGAAGTTGATAAGTCCTTGCCAGTCCGTGGTGGTGTGAGACGTCGGGTTACCAAGGAAGACTTCACAAAGAGGAGGTCAATTTATTTGCAAAAAGAGGCGCAGTATGAATATCTCACCGGTCTTCCCGGAGATGCAAACATCGGTCGAGCGCTGAACCACGGAATGGAGCTTATCGAACACGATTATGAGAGTCTGCGTGGTATTTTGCCGAGGAACTACGAAGCGTTCAGCAATGATTTGTTGCGTTCGCTCATCAGGATTTTCAATGATGAGATTCTGAGAAGGGCGTCGGGTGATGTCTTCGGAAGAATCTACGAATACTTTTTGATGAAGTTTGCAATGCAAGGAGCCCATGACAACGGCGAGTTTTTCACGCCGCCTTCCATCGTTCAGACGATCGTTAATGTTATCGAACCTGATCACGGTATCGTATTCGACCCCGCCAATGGATCGGGGGGGATGTTTGTGCAGACGAGTCACTTCCTCGAAACCCGCGAAAAGGAAGTGCAGAAGATGGTCACCTTCTATGGCCAGGAGAAGAATGAAACGACAATCAGAATTGCAAAGATGAATCTTACCGTTCACGGCCTTGAAGGAAACATAAAGAGAGGGAATACCTTCTACGAAGATGAACACGAGATGCTTGCGAAGGCTGACTTTCTGATGGCAAATCCGCCCTTCAATGTTGACGGCGTGGATGCCGAGAAGATCAAGAACGATCCACGGTTACCCTTCGGCCTGCCGGGCGTGAACAACAAAGGAGCCGTCACAAGCGGCAACTATCTGTGGATCTCGTACTTCTACAGTTACCTCAATCCTGAAGGGCGAGCTGGATTCGTGATGTCGTCTCAAGCCTCCAGCGCAGGGCACGGGGAAATGACGGTCCGGAAGAAAGTCGTTCAGACGGGACACGTGGACGTAATGATCTCAATCCGCTCCAATTTCTTCTACACCCGTTCAGTCCCATGCGAGCTGTGGTTTTTCGACAAGGGAAAGCCGAAGGCGATGCAGGACAAGGTCTTGATGATCGACGCGCGAAACATTCACCGCAAAGTGACACGCAAGATTTACGACTTCTCGCCCGAGCAACTCGGGAATGTCGCTGCTATTGTTTGGCTCTATCGTGGACAAACGGAAAAGTATCTGAAGCTCGTGCGGGACTACTTTGATGCCATGGTGTCTGAATGCACACAAATTCCTGACGGCCTGAAAGCATTCCACGAAGGCTTGCAAAAGCTTCGAGCACACTTTGAAACGTTTTCGAAAACTCTTGAGAAGAACAAAAAAGTCGCAGCGGAAAAGAAACAACAGTTCAAGGAACCAGTGAAGGAAATTGATGAAACAGTAACGTTGTACGAAAAAGACCGCCGGAAAGTGCTCGGTGAGATCGAGGCCTTTCTGAAATCCTGCGAAAAGACACCGCCGGGGACCAACGGGAAGCAAGTGAAAGCCCGAGAAGCCTTCGATTCCACGGCGGACAGGCTCAAAGGCCTGATGAAACAGATTGAGCTCTTGGCGAAGCTGGCTGTTCGAGTTGCGGATCAGGTGAAGAACCTGACGGCAGAGACCCAGTTACTTAATAGCGGTCTGGATCGAAAAGAGGTTGCCAAACTCTCAAAGCAATTTGTGATTCCTAAGGCAGATTCCGATGAAACCACGCTTTTAAGAAAAGCACTCGACAATCTCAAGCAGGTTGTCTATTTCCATAAGCAGATCCACTGGCTGCAAGCGAAGTTTCCCGATGCGAAGCTGCGGGATGTGGAAGGATTGGTGAAACTGGTTGCCCGCAAAATCATTGAAAAGAACGATTGGAGCCTAACCCCCGGTCGCTATGTTGGCGTGGCACCACCGGAAGAGGATGACGACTTTGACTTTGAGGAAACCTTGCGTGACATTCACACCGAGCTGGTGGATCTCAACAAGGAGGCGGCGGAGCTGGCGGCGAAGATTCAGGAGAACTTTGAGGAGTTGGGGTCATGA